CGGGCAGCAGCAGCAGGTACAGCCACTTGTAGTGCGCGAAATGGACGGAGAACCTGCCCCCTTTCCGGGGAGCGGGCGCGGTCTTGCCCGCCCGCTCCCCGGCGAGGGTGTCAATGACAGGGGCTGCCATTTACTTGTTGTCCTGCCAGAGCTTGTTGATCTCTTCCTTGACCTTGTTGCCGCCGCTGGTGTCCCACAGCTTGATGGCGTCCTTGAGGCCCTGCTCATCGATCTGTCCGGCAAGGTACTTGATCCGCGCGTCGGCCACGATGTTGTCCAACTGGGCGCCCTTGGCCACGTAGGTTGCGGAAACGTAAGGCGCGGCCGGGTTGTAGACGGCGCTCTTGAGGTCCTCAGCCATGACATCGGTGCGCTTGTCGAAGACCTGCTGTTCGTAGTCGGTAGGCTGCTTGACCGGGTAGAAGGTGTTTCCCGCAACGTTCATGCCCAGCTGGGCATAGCTCTTGATGTCAGTGGTGACGGCCTTGCCCTCCGGGGTTTCCGGCTTGATCGTTGCCGCCTTCCCGTCCTCCACCTTGAAGTTCACGCCCTCGATGCCGTTGTTCAGCAGGACGGCCACGTCCTTGCCGTTCATGGTGTTCAGGAACTGCAGGACCTTGTCCAGTTCGGCCTCGGTCTTGACGCTGGCCTTGGGCACGGCAAGGAAACCGGAGTAGCCGTCGGTGGGATGGGCGTGCAGCTTGCCGTCGGGCCCTTCGAGGTTGCCCACGAAGCCCACCTTGTTCTGGAAGTTGTTGGGGTCTGCCTGCTTGAAGAGGTTGATCAGCACGCTCACCCGGGAATCGACGTCAACGATGATGCCGCCCTTGCCGTTGAAGAACGGCTCGTTCCATTTGGTGCTGTCAAAGGTGGCGAAGTCAGGGTTGATGAGCTTTTCGTCCACCATTTTCTTGATGAACCGGTCGGCTTCGAGGAATTCGTCGGTCTCGAAGCTGGGCACGAGTTTCCCGTCCCGCTCCGTCCAGCGGTTCCCTGCGCCGTACCACTCCTCGATCACGTCGTACGGGCTGTTGGTGCCCAGCGCACCCCACTTGGGGATGGTGATGCCATAGGTGTCATTTTGGCCGTTGCCGTCCGGATCCTGCTCAGTGAAGGCCTTGGCCACTTTGTACAGGTCCTCAACGGTCTTGGGCGGCTGCAGGCCCAGCTTGTCCAGCCAGTCCTGCCGGAACATGACGGCTGTGCGCATGGGGGCGCGGCCGCGGAACACGCCGTAGACCTTGCCGTTGACGCTGGCGTTCTTCTGGATGTCAGGGAAGGTGGTCTTGAGGTTCGGATACTTATCCAGCTTGTCAGTGAGGTCCCAGAACGCACCGGCTTGGGCGTTCTTGACGAAGCCCGGAGTCTTTCCCTGGATCACCATTACCTGCGGGATGTCCGATCCCGCCAGCGTGATGTTGGTCTTGTCCTCGTAGGAGGCGTTGGGTGCCCAGTTGATCTTGACCTGCTTGCCGGTGAGCTCCTCGAGCTTCTTCTGGACTGCGCCGTCCGCGGCGGGCGGCTGCGCTTCGAGGAACGGGGCCATGATGGAGACCGAGGTGAGGTCGGCGGCCGGGGCGTCACCGCCGCCGCTGCATGCCGTGAGGGTCAGGGCGGTCGCGGTGACGACGGCGGCGGCGAGGGATAGTTTCCTACGGATCATTATTTTCCTTTTCCACTTCTTTGGGGTTGATTCGGGCACTCGGGCCCACCTTTTGATACGTTTCATTTGAACGCCCTGGCAGACCCGGAGACGATGGGCGGGCTATCAGGTGAAAACCACCGTCAGGCGGTGGAGGCGCCCTGCAGGACGGCATGCCCGGCAGGTTCCACCGCAGCTACGGCCTGGTCGTTGGCGGTGAAGAAACGGTCGCACAGCCACCCGGTCAGGTACAGCCAGGCTCCGATGCTGAAAAACGGGATCAGCCCCGGAATCACGCTGCTGGCATACACGACGGCCGCGGAGACGAACAGCAGGATGACGGTGCCCGCAAGGTGCCGCACGGCGAACCGGGACGACATCAGCAGATACTGCGGCAACGGCAGCTCATACCTGGCATACATGGGGAACACAAAGCAGATGGCCCCGGCCAGGAAGACCGCCGCGACAACCAGGCCCACCGCCATGAACTGCGGAAAGAGCCCGCGGCCGCCTGAGAAGTAGTTCCAGTTCAGGACCAGCGCAGCCACCACGGCCATGATCGGAAGCGAGAGCGCGTTCGCCCGGCCAAAATTCCGGAAGTATCCGGAGGCAAAGCTTCGGAGCAGCGGCACAGCGTCGCCACCGGCCCGCCTCCGCACCACAATCTGGGCTGCCGCGGTGGCGGGACCTGCGCCGAGAACACCGAGGCCCAGCAGGGTGAAAGCGATCCAGAGCAGGTTCAGGCAGGCAATCCATACGAGCGTGTCAAAAAACGA
This window of the Pseudarthrobacter defluvii genome carries:
- a CDS encoding extracellular solute-binding protein yields the protein MIRRKLSLAAAVVTATALTLTACSGGGDAPAADLTSVSIMAPFLEAQPPAADGAVQKKLEELTGKQVKINWAPNASYEDKTNITLAGSDIPQVMVIQGKTPGFVKNAQAGAFWDLTDKLDKYPNLKTTFPDIQKNASVNGKVYGVFRGRAPMRTAVMFRQDWLDKLGLQPPKTVEDLYKVAKAFTEQDPDGNGQNDTYGITIPKWGALGTNSPYDVIEEWYGAGNRWTERDGKLVPSFETDEFLEADRFIKKMVDEKLINPDFATFDSTKWNEPFFNGKGGIIVDVDSRVSVLINLFKQADPNNFQNKVGFVGNLEGPDGKLHAHPTDGYSGFLAVPKASVKTEAELDKVLQFLNTMNGKDVAVLLNNGIEGVNFKVEDGKAATIKPETPEGKAVTTDIKSYAQLGMNVAGNTFYPVKQPTDYEQQVFDKRTDVMAEDLKSAVYNPAAPYVSATYVAKGAQLDNIVADARIKYLAGQIDEQGLKDAIKLWDTSGGNKVKEEINKLWQDNK
- a CDS encoding YesL family protein, whose protein sequence is MLSGTFSARAYSFFDTLVWIACLNLLWIAFTLLGLGVLGAGPATAAAQIVVRRRAGGDAVPLLRSFASGYFRNFGRANALSLPIMAVVAALVLNWNYFSGGRGLFPQFMAVGLVVAAVFLAGAICFVFPMYARYELPLPQYLLMSSRFAVRHLAGTVILLFVSAAVVYASSVIPGLIPFFSIGAWLYLTGWLCDRFFTANDQAVAAVEPAGHAVLQGASTA